The genomic DNA cgtcacgaccgccatgctggtgccctaaacaaagaaaaggcggccatgttggtgccccgaccaaatcctccgggaatttaactctattattatgcaaacgcctCCTTttattttcgttgaaaaacatggctgttgatcacgtgagtgaaaaccagcaattgtagGTTGTTGGTTGTTTACTTAAAGGCTTACAaaggaaggggaggggggggggggggggggggcacggGCACCCCAACTGAAGAATTGAAATTGcttgaaaagaatgaaaatagAAACTCGCAATTGTGCAGCTCCCAGATGGCTTGACAGTTCAATGGAAAGCAGTTTGCAGCGCAAATCAGGCATTGAAGAGTTCCATTTGATTCCCTTTCAAACCTACGATAGATTTGTTCAGGTTTCCTACCATTTGCTGAAGTTGTTTTCTTAATTGGAATGACCATTCTCTTGAAATGATTTCTTATCCGTAATTCAAATGTATGATGACAGTCCATATATTGCCTGTCATGATCAAACCTCTTCATGAAAATCATCTAAGCCCATATGGTGAGCGGTCTCTACTTTAAGGAGGATACACTCTCGCTTGGCTGTAAATTGACTTGGTCTAATCTAGAGGTTTCTGCTCGATTAACTCTATCACAATAAAACTTAAATAcctatttatatattttttcttccagAAACCTCCCTTCTTGAACGGTTGATGACGACATGCAGCAGTTACTCACGTAACTCCGTAGGCGGTTACGATTCTAAACTGCTAACGAAACTCTTGAATAACTACCGGTCACACCAAGCAATCATCGAGATTCCCAAGCAAATGTTTTACGACAACGAGCTGAATGAATGTGCCGGAGATTTCAGGTGAGTTGGTATGCATTGAGACACATCGGTCGAGGAAAAGACTTCCTGAAAGCCGAAAGAGCCAAATTTCACAAGGAATGTTCCCTAAATCTAACATCTTTTGATTTTCTCAAGTCAAAGATGCTAAAATCTCTCATTTCTTTGGAACGAGATGTTAAGAGGCTTGAAAGTTTCAAATTTCTCTATTCCACACAGAAATTTTACTGTCATCTAAacatgaatcatatatgaaaatgAATGTGGGTTTCTTTTTACAGGGCTAGAGAGTGTTCACCCACCTGAGAAATTAAGAGAACTCGCATGAGAGATCTTAAGCAACGAGAACGCGAAACTCGTGATGTTTTCAAAGCCGCCTGTAGGGGCGTCCAGTTTTTGACAACTTCCAAAACATCACTCGTACCTGTTAATTCCGAATTACTGGAGATCGTGCGATTCCCTGTACAAATAGGTGTAGCAGTGCACTGAAATTATGAGTATTTGACGATCTCGTTTACTTAAGGAATGTAATGCTTGATTGGGAAGAGCTGCCAAACAAGACCTTTCCAATCATCTTCCATCCCGTTTACGGCAAAGATGAAAGGGAAGCAAACAGTCCCTCCTTTTTTAACGTGGCGGAAGTCGACACCATTGAACGCTACCTGAAGAAGTTGCTAGATGACAATGTGAGATGTAGAAGATTAAAACACCTGGCACCAGAGATGATTGGGGTGATCTCTCCTTACAAGAGACAAGTAAGCCACAAACTTGTCGGAAGTATCAGCCATCTCCTTACTGCACACCACTTGGGAGTTCCCAACCCGTGAAGGGGGGTGGAGCAAGAAGATGGCTGACACCGTTTTTTCTACCAGACATTCAAATGCGTGTGCCGTAAAAACCCTATTAAACACAATTGTTTATTGAAGCCGTCGTTGTAGAGTCGTAATAGGGAGAGAGTTCTTGCAACAGTGACAGATACGAAAACTCAAAAGGGAACACAAGACAAGAATAGCGTTGGTTGAACGAAAAAATGCAGTTATCGGGCTACACGCGTTTTAATTCATTTCTTTTCCATATCGCTGCCCAAACATCAACGTAAAATGGCCAAATTGATTCAGAACGTCTTGACGCAACGTAAGCATACAGCAGTGAAACGCTCATTCTCTACTTTTACTTGAAATCCGTCCGTTCGTATCGAGTTATGGGATTCTTTGCTGATGTCGACGGCAAAAGCAACGGCGACGCTACCAAAAACTACAACCCTGGTCAAAACTCTTGGGACATTAACGCCACAGCTGGTGAAAATGACGCATTTTCTCTCCccccgtcccccccccccccggttcAGTGTTGACGTTATGGCTTCAAATCTTTTTCAACACAATCAACATTGCTGACGGGAAGGGGGGACAGCAGAAACAGGCCCTCTCCACAACATTTCTAAGCATTTGTAACGGGTTAAATACACTTTTCATAAGCAAGGTGTGTTTTCGCGCCTCATTTTCGTAAGTGTCCCAAGACGTTTTGACCAGGTTTGTAGCTTTCGTAAATGAAAgcatcgtgctgcacgtgtggcgTGCATTTGAATACATTTCCCTTCCGTCCTCGTCAAAATCGCAAGCTCTCCTGCCATTTTCTCTAAAGCCCCGTggaaacggacgcaacattgttggtgAACAACTCCCAACACTGTTAggtgttacatgttgcgtccTTTTGCACACCTTGTTGCACGTTGTTGTACGAAATTTAAAACTtgtcaaacttttgagccaacaacaCCCAATATTCGTTTTGTTCCTTGATCGTCCAAGCGTAGCGCAACAATCTTCCgtttgcacagctcttccaacattgttggggcggCCCACGCGCAATATAGATGGTCTTCATGGAGACAGCGAGGcattaacatgttgaaaacaagataaagccgaattttgtaagttAACAAAGTTTTATGGATCGTATCCTTCCTataatacactgcacgtccttacattgttggacgttgttgcgtccgtttgcacgtgGCTTAAGGAGGGCAAGGAGACTGATGTAGGCTTTTGAATGAAAAGAGGCGCGGTATAAGCTTTGCAAAGGGCCGGTCTCGAAGGATAGTGTACGATTTGGGTAATTCAGAAAAAACTTAGAGAACGAAAGGCTGACGTTCTACAGAGAACCTTAAATATGGTCGTTTCACATCGTTATTTTGTAGTATGGTCAAGACCTTAACTAAAACATAAAGCGCACTGCATTTGTGTAACCATTTTCCCATTGAAAATCCGGCATTGAAAATCGGAGGTGGTCCCGTTTAATTATGTTAGAGGCTAGTATGCATGGTACTATCAAAATAGATCTAGTCTCGGGGAAAGAGATTGTTAATTGGCACATATGATTTTCCGACAAAGCGCCAGTGCAATTTGGGTTTCAGGACAAACTTACAGCACCATTGACGCATTAATCCCCTTCTTGGTCAGGTTCAAAAGATCCAAAAGATGATTGAGAAAAGGCGGTTTTTAAAAGGCATCAAAGTTGGAAGCGTGGAAGAGTTTCAAGGGCAAGAAAGGCGAATTATCATTTTGTCAACTGTTCGAAGTACCAAGAAAGAGTTTCTGGAGATGGACAAAGATTTCCATCTTGGATTCTTGCATAATCCCAAGGTAAACGTATCGCAAAAAGAAACCACTTACTGAAAATCCGATTTATCATAGtgggatgtacatgtatatttttatCACTTGGCCGACACTAGTCTTACTATAACAGTCATGATTTTGCATTCGCAGATACGTCAGACACCCTAAAAACGCTCAATCGGACTGAAGACAGTGCTTGGATCTCCTAGGCTCTGAAATGACATTTCTACATACTTGTTAATGAATATTTAGGAGGCGtgttgttcatttctttgctttttctccGATCCGGTGGACCAGAGAATCTTTGCCCACCCGGTGTTATGCTTAAACTGGCCACGAAAGTAACTGGCTGTATACTGATCAAGTGACTTCTTAGGTTCTGGCTGTTTGATTTACTCCATACTTCTCGCGCTGGAAACACCCTGTAGAAATGTTGAGAATTACTCCGGCACAAGCCTCATGacctacttttcttttttttttttttttttggtgtttgtttACATCAGAGTTAAAAGTTCTTCCATACCTTGATCCTGCATTTGAGACCTGCACTTTAACCGTGCTTTGTCATTTTAACTCATTTTAGAGATTCAATGTCGCTATCACTCGAGCCCAGGCGCTATTGATTTTGATAGGGAATCCAGACATGCTTCGCCTGGACGAAAACTGGATGAGGTTGGTAGACAAGTCTTATATTTAactaataattaacaactattcaccaaaagtgagggaataactgttttagtatatactaaaacagctaGTGGGATAATTTAGcgcaaaaagatgattttaattcatttattcgTGCAACGATTACACTATTCTCGGGTGCAAGTCCCGCTCGAgatgctcggaggtgaatagcaaaggatattcggaggTTGAGTAGCTAATAAGAATGCGCCTTCAGCGCTGTCCACCGTTTTagtttatactaattaacaattagacccgtagcccgtaAGGGATACGGGTCAATATAgctcatgaggcgaagccgagtggactattgacccgtggcccttgaaagcgaagggtctaattgttttagtatgaccaaactagttggacagaaaaggcaataatagagttagcaaatgcaagttgaagaaatatttatttgggaataaaacgaaagaaagcgtcacgcttttcgctactggACGATTATTACTAATtttcctctagtagcgtagccaatcaaaatgcagcatttgcattagtccactagttgggtgatactaattggCGATGCTTCAACGCCACCAAACATGAAcggttaagcct from Montipora capricornis isolate CH-2021 chromosome 2, ASM3666992v2, whole genome shotgun sequence includes the following:
- the LOC138029090 gene encoding putative helicase mov-10-B.1; translation: MLDWEELPNKTFPIIFHPVYGKDEREANSPSFFNVAEVDTIERYLKKLLDDNVRCRRLKHLAPEMIGVISPYKRQVQKIQKMIEKRRFLKGIKVGSVEEFQGQERRIIILSTVRSTKKEFLEMDKDFHLGFLHNPKRFNVAITRAQALLILIGNPDMLRLDENWMRFLEYCHKNRACVDVERKGTVEDIAETLRRLNLMSAESSESCDDSEISLRQHVEHPEWKRRE